In Quercus robur chromosome 10, dhQueRobu3.1, whole genome shotgun sequence, a genomic segment contains:
- the LOC126704325 gene encoding peptidyl-prolyl cis-trans isomerase 1-like, giving the protein MASNPKVFFDMTIDGQPTGRIIMELYADVVPCTVENFRALCTGEKGAGHFDKPLHYKGLSFHRVIPRFMCQGGDFIAGDGIGGESIYGELFADENFMKKNTDLGVLSMANAGPGTNGSQFFICIAKTEWLNGKHVVFGQIIEGIDPETSKGWVYRSIEKYKK; this is encoded by the coding sequence ATGGCTTCCAACCCTAAGGTCTTCTTCGACATGACCATCGACGGCCAACCTACCGGCCGTATCATTATGGAGCTCTACGCCGACGTGGTTCCTTGCACCGTTGAGAACTTTCGGGCTCTCTGCACTGGCGAGAAGGGCGCTGGCCACTTCGACAAGCCACTCCACTACAAGGGATTGTCTTTCCATCGTGTGATCCCTAGGTTCATGTGCCAGGGAGGCGACTTCATTGCCGGAGATGGCATCGGAGGTGAGTCGATCTACGGCGAACTTTTCGCCGATGAGAACTTCATGAAGAAGAACACCGACCTCGGAGTCCTCTCCATGGCCAATGCCGGTCCTGGAACCAATGGATCTCAGTTCTTCATTTGCATCGCCAAGACCGAGTGGCTCAATGGAAAGCACGTCGTGTTTGGCCAGATCATTGAGGGCATAGACCCTGAAACGTCTAAGGgttgg